GCTTTTAAGGGAGGACATCATAATGAAAATCTTAGTCGCGGTTAAAAGAGTGATCGATTATAACGTCAAAGCACGTGTGAAATCTGATCAATCGGACGTTGATCTAACCAACGTTAAAATGGCTATGAATCCCTTTGACGAAATTGCCGTAGAAGAAGCTGTGCGGTTGAAGGAAAAGAATATCGCAACGGAAATTGTCGTCGTCAGCATCGGTCCTTCGCAAGCGCAAGAAACTTTAAGGTCAGCCTTAGCTTTAGGGGCGGATAAAGCAATTTTGGTTGAAAGTGATCAGCCGACAGAGCCTCTCATCGTTGCAAAGATTTTACAAAAATTAATCGATCGAGAACAACCACAGTTGGTTATTCTTGGCAAGCAAGCGATCGATGATGATTGCAACCAAACGGGTCAAATGCTGGCCGGACTTTTATCCTGGCCTCAAGGCACTTTTATTTCCGAATTAAAGATTGAAAACGCGCAAGCGCACATCACACGGGAAGTGGATGGGGGACTAGAAAAGCTGAAATTATCCTTACCCGCTGTTTTGACAACGGATTTGCGTTTAAATGTTCCTCGTTATCCAGCGTTGCCTAATATCATGAAGGCCAAACAAAAACCTTTAGAAACACTTGCAATGAGCACCCTCGGGGTGGACGCAAAACGCTCGCAAAAAATCCTAAAGGTAAGTGAGCCTGCCCAGCGGAAAAAAGGAATTCGCGTTGCCTCCGTTGAGGATCTTATACAAAAACTTCATCAAGAAGCAGGGGTAATTTAATGTCCGTTCTCGTTATTGCTGAGCATGATCACAAAAATTTAAAACCAGCGACCCTTCACGTTGTTACCGCAGCGCTGACCATTGATCCATCGGTCATTGTTTGTATTGTCGGAGATCAAATTCAAAAGATTGGAGAAGAAGCGCAAAAAATTGAAGGAGTTGAAAAAGTTTTGTTACTCTCCCATCCCGCATTGAAAAATTTTCTTGCGGAACCTGTGACAGAAGCCCTTAAAAATATTGCTGCGACCTATAGTCACATCTTGGCCCCTTCAACTACGTTCGCCAAAAATTTTATGCCGCGCTTGGCAGCTCTTTTGGGTGTTGGACAAATCTCGGATGTGATGGCTGTGGAATCCCCTTCTGTTTTTCAACGTCCCATCTATGCAGGCAATGCTATCGCAACTGTGGAATCAAGTGATCCCATCAAAGTTATGACCGTACGAACGACAACTTTTCCTCGTGCACACGGGGGTAAGGGATCGGCAACTCTAGAAACAGTTTCTCTTCAAGATATCAAAGAAGCAGGGTCCACATATGTGGATACTTTGGCTTCGGTTTCTGCCCGCCCCGAATTAACAGCTGCCAGAGTGGTTGTCTCTGGAGGGCGGGGATTACAAAGCAAAGATAATTTTAAAATCATTGAAGAATTGGCTGACCTGTTGGGGGCGGCGATTGGCGCTTCAAGAGCTGCTGTTGACGCAGGTTATATTTCCAATGACCATCAAGTGGGACAGACTGGAAAAGTCGTTGCGCCAGAGCTTTATATTGCCGTCGGCATTTC
The sequence above is drawn from the Candidatus Nucleicultrix amoebiphila FS5 genome and encodes:
- a CDS encoding electron transfer flavoprotein subunit beta/FixA family protein, translated to MKILVAVKRVIDYNVKARVKSDQSDVDLTNVKMAMNPFDEIAVEEAVRLKEKNIATEIVVVSIGPSQAQETLRSALALGADKAILVESDQPTEPLIVAKILQKLIDREQPQLVILGKQAIDDDCNQTGQMLAGLLSWPQGTFISELKIENAQAHITREVDGGLEKLKLSLPAVLTTDLRLNVPRYPALPNIMKAKQKPLETLAMSTLGVDAKRSQKILKVSEPAQRKKGIRVASVEDLIQKLHQEAGVI
- a CDS encoding electron transfer flavoprotein subunit alpha/FixB family protein, which gives rise to MSVLVIAEHDHKNLKPATLHVVTAALTIDPSVIVCIVGDQIQKIGEEAQKIEGVEKVLLLSHPALKNFLAEPVTEALKNIAATYSHILAPSTTFAKNFMPRLAALLGVGQISDVMAVESPSVFQRPIYAGNAIATVESSDPIKVMTVRTTTFPRAHGGKGSATLETVSLQDIKEAGSTYVDTLASVSARPELTAARVVVSGGRGLQSKDNFKIIEELADLLGAAIGASRAAVDAGYISNDHQVGQTGKVVAPELYIAVGISGAIQHLAGMKDSKIIVAINKDEDAPIFQIADFALVGDLFHLIPELTQALRSLKAKAS